The Erinaceus europaeus chromosome 13, mEriEur2.1, whole genome shotgun sequence genome segment TCTTGGGCACATCAAGCCTAAAATCCCTTTGATTCCTCAGAATACCCGTGGCATCAGCCCAGATATATCCTTACTCTGCAAGAAGGCAGAGCTCATGTTTGGGCCTCAGAATTCTGGCCTAAGCCTCCTTTCGGGAGGGGGCAGGAAGATGTTCAGTACTTAGCAGAACAGGGGAGGCACAGGCCTGTGAAATGGATTAAGCTGGCTGGATCCAGTAAGGGGAATCCCATCCCAAAGTCCTGTCTGCTTTGACTCAGGGTGGGGCAGATAACCAGGAATCCACCCTCCTAGGCACAGAGCCAACACCTTTAGGTGAAACTCTTGGGTGACATAGGATAGCACCCCAGTAAACAGGGAAAAAAGGTTGGTGACAGAAAAGTCTCCATCCCTGAAGCCTCTGCCAAGGGTCAGAGATGGGGCTGTCAAAAAGGACAAGGGAACTTCTGAAAATCAGACTAGGAGAGGTAGCACTCAGCTGGGATTCTGTCCCATAAAACCATAAAATGGTATGTGTCACTATACCTCCTTTTTTgttcctgtagctctcccctggTTGCTAGCGTTCCCCCCTGGGGAATCAAACTGGGCTGAGCACTAGATGGCCTGCTTCCCAGCCTCTGGCAGAAGGCAGGCTGAGTCAGGCAGGAAAGTGGGACAACCAGCAACCTGGGCACCAACCCTCTGTGAGCCCTACTGATACAGGGTGCTTAGAGAGGGGCAGGAGACCTGGCTTGGAGAGCCAGAGGGCAAGTCCTCAAACAAGTGGCAACAGGCCACCAACTTGAAAGGGAAAATTGTGTTGCAATGGGGAAGGTGTTCAACAAACCTACTGGGTGACTAATTATAAAGGCTGAGCTGGAGCGTCAGAGGCCGCTTGTTAAACGCTTCATTAAGTGGCACCCTGAAAGCTGCCATCTGTGCATTCTGGGAGCCTAGAGGAGACAGGACCCTCAGGGATATTGAGAAACGGGGGGTGGGAACATTTCAGGTCAACTCTGGGAAGAGCCTGGATGTCATTTCTGAAACAGTCCGAGTCTCACAAGTCAGAAGCCTTCTGTCTTTACAGAAGTCCAAGAAGTAGATTGAGGGGACTTACTAGCTGTGACTTTGGGTACATCTCACCCCTCTctgaacctctagagtgggagtAACGTCATAGTCATGGTCCATATCATAGAGACGTCGAAAGGATTAAATTAGACCATAGATTTGAAAATGCTTCAGAAACTGTCTACCCTGCCAAACACCAAACACGAATGCACTCACCcagtggtggtagtggggggtaTAATGGCAAGTTTAGAAACCCACCCTCCTGTACCTGACATTGTGGGCACTACCAGAGCTGAAGCCTGGAAGGACACAGTGAAAGTGGATCCAGTGCAAGAAACTGGGGCAGCTACCTTACGTGGGCACCCCTGTAATGGAAACCTGAACAAGAGGGGACAGCCTGGAGCCCTGAGAGGTATCTGTGCAGGTGTGGCCAACGCCTGGATTTCTCCTGCTGACTGTCCTGATGACTCACCCTCACCTCAACCCCCATCACAGCCCTTTTACCTTGAAGGAAgagctggaaagggtgtgggcaGAAGAGGAGATGGAGGCAGGTCCTGGGTCCCAGTCCCgcccctggccccaccccacTCCTCTCTGGGCCAGGCCACCCAGCCAAAAGGCAGGCAGAGAGCTGGAAAGGCACAGAGTGCCACACTGGTCCCGAGGCAGCCACTTAGCCCACCGCTGTCTGTCACAGGAACCATGGAGAGAGCCAGTCAGATTCAGAAGGCCAAGCTGGCAGAGCAGGCCGAGCGCTATGAGGACATGGCAGCCTTCATGAAGAGCGCTGTGGAGAAGGGTGAGGAGCTCTCTTGcgaagagagaaacctgctctCGGTGGCCTACAAGAATGTGGTGGGTGGCCAGAGGGCGGCCTGGAGGGTCCTGTCCAGCATCGAGCAGAAGGGCAACGAGGAGGGCTCAGAAGAGAAGGGCCCTGAGGTGCAAGAGTACCGGGAGAAGGTGGAGACCGAGCTCCAGGGTGTGTGCGACACTGTGCTGGGTCTGCTGGACACCCACCTCATCAAGGAGGCAGGGGATGCCGAAAGCCGGGTCTTCTACCTGAAAATGAAGGGCGATTACTACCGATACCTGGCTGAAGTGGCCACTGGGGACGACAAAAAGCGTATCATTGACTCCGCCCGCTCGGCTTACCAGGAGGCCATGGACATCAGCAAGAAGGAGATGCCGCCCACCAACCCCATCCGCCTGGGCCTGGCGCTGAACTTTTCCGTCTTCCACTACGAGATTGCCAACAGCCCCGAGGAGGCCATCTCACTGGCCAAGACCACCTTCGATGAGGCCATGGCTGACCTGCACACCCTCAGCGAGGACTCCTACAAAGACAGCACTCTCATCATGCAGCTGCTGCGAgacaacctgacgctgtggacagCCGACAACACTGGGGAAGAGGCGGGTGAGGCTCCGGAGGagccccagagctgagcagagcctattcccctccccaccctgccctctCCAGTCCCCAAGCCCAGCAGAGAGGACTCTACAGGTGGCAGGCCCTTCTGCCTCAGCTCAGAAAGGCTCTGTGAAGTGAGACCAACAGCTGAGGGCACCTGGAGCCAGAGGAGCCCACTCTTCAGGTCATCCCACCCAGCCCAGCTCTCTGCACGCCCTCCCGCCAaaccccctgccccctcccagccggctactccttccctccccctcttgacTCCTTCTGCCTCTGGATCTTAGGAATTGAGGAGTGTCCCATCCTTGTGGCTGAGAattagactgtgtgtgtgtgtgtgtgtgtgtgtgtgtgtgtgtgtgtgtgtgtgtgtgtgtgtgtgagagagagagagagagagagagagagaggacctgaACTGAGACGGAAAGCATGTCTGCTGGGTGTGACCATGTTTCCTCTCAATAAAGTTCCCTTGTGACACTCCTCCTGTCTTTTTTCAGTTATTGCCtggggatggggactggggctcttGTGTGATTTGGAGACCCTGACTCTGGGTTTCTGATGTAGAGGCTCTGACTTCCCGCGGCTGGCTCAATGACACACAGGCAAGGGTGACTGGGGCCCGGAGACTCCAGGTGAGAGGCCAAGAGTCCAGCTGTCTCCATCAGGATCCCCCTCAAATCAGGATCACCTGATTGGGTGCATGGGGTAGATCAAATGAACGCAAAGGTGGCTCTGAGGAGAGGTGAATGGGAGGGGTCGCAGGTCCGGACCCCAAGAGTCCAGATCTGAGGGGACGGGAAACCAGTGAAGTCTCAGGTGTGAGGTCTGAAGAAAGCTCCCCAAGAATATGTAGCAGTAAGTATCCCTGAACACCCCAGACCTGAAAGCAGCGAACAGTCTCATCAGGTGTTCAGATCTGAGCCGAAGGGAGAGCAACCTAGGGTGGTGCGGGACATCGCCACCAAGTGCCCGGGTCTGAAGAGAAAAGGAGGCGGTTGCCCCCCGCTCCCGCCCCTGCCCTTCAGAGATAGAAAATAAAACGGGCTGGAGGGGAGGAAGCGCCCCGCGGGTGTGAGGGCTAAGGCCGGTCAGGGCCCGTCGAGCGCGCCGCCCCCGCTTCCAGCACCAACACGAACACGCCGGGACCTGCGGCTGCAGCGCTCTGCCGCGCTTTCGCAGTCCGGGCCTTGGAGGCGGGCTCGCGCGCCCAGTATCATCCTATCACAAGAGGGGACTGCGAGGGTCCCGCCCCCGAGGCCTTACTGGCCAATAGGGAAGTAAGCGGCGGAGATACGGAGAGCGGCCCTCCCACCCCCGGCCTCGCTGCGCAGCTTGGCGGAGTTGGGTGAGGTGTCCGCGCGGGGTCAGGGGCGGCGCTTTCCTGGTTTCGCTCAGACGGGTTCCCACCTGCCCGATCCGAGAGCTCAGTAGCCTTAGAGCTGCGGGATGGGCCGGGCGGTGTGGAGATTGCAGTCCCCGCCCTTTGAGTCATTGGCTTCGCAGGTGATGTTGGGCCTGGCGGGCGGGTAAGCCGGGCTGCCTGGGAAAAAGTTCCACCAGGCGCCCCCATAGCCGTCTGGCCCCATAGCTGAGCTGGTGGCCAAAGGATTGTCTCACGAGAGCCTGTGCAACCTGCAAGTTCCTCCTGTATCAGAAGGGGCTTGGACTTAAGCTCTCTACTGAAAACCAGGACATACGGGTTCTGGAATCAAATTGCGTGGGTTTGATCTCCGCCAGCCTCTGCCAAAGCCCGCCTTAACCTTGCTGAAGGGAGCGCTTAGGAAGCAGTAGCTActtaaagagttgggggggggggctgttaaGGAGCAAGACGCAcaactgaggctctgagctcccaggttcaatccccatccccatacgccagagctgaacagtttctaattaaaaaaggaaacatgttagagaagaccagagcactactctggcgtatgtgacaccagggatcaaattcaagacATTACGCTTTCAAGTCCAacgcttaatccactgtaccacttccaaggctgctcaaaaaaagaaaatatggaacaGGAAAGAGTTGCTGGGAAGATTTAGACaataaataaagggggctggggagatagcataatggctttgtAAAAGGTTTTAATACCTcggggtggggcggtggcgcagagggttaagcgcacatggcccaaagctcaaggaacaAAGACGGGACCTAAGGATTGAGTAAGGATctgaccacctgcaggggggtcgcttcataagccgtgaagcaggtctacaagtgtctatctttctctccccttctctgtcttcctctcctctctcgatttctttctgtcctatccaatgacaacagtaacaataataacaacaagggtaacaaaaatgaggaaaaagtgacctccaggagcagtggatttgtagagcaggcaccaaatcccagcaataaccctggaggcaaaaaaaaaaagtctcatgcctaaggctctgaggtcccaggttcaatctctgagcagtgctctgctaaaaataaataaatataaaaaaaaatagagtcaggcggtagtgtagcgggctaagcacaggtggcgcaaagtacaaggaccagcataaggatctgggctcgagcccctggctccccacctgcaggagagttgcttcacaagtggtgaagcaggtctgcaggtgtttatctttctctccccctctgtcttcccctcctctctccatttctctctgtcctacccaacaatgacgacatcaacaacaataataaccacaataataaaaaaaagggcaacaaaaaggaataaatatttttttaaaaaaagagtaaagtagCCTACAGTACATGATCACATGTTCAGTATGCATTAGCTACTGCAAATCCTGCCAGCATAAGCAGTCTAGGATGTATTTAGTATTTGCCCAAAGCAGAATAATTAGGCCCAGTTCTGAGGAGCTTTACTACCAAAGCTGACCCACTTGCTCACTGGGTCACCTGAGAATGCTGACCTGACAACAAGGGGTCATTCCACCACCTAGCAAAATGGGGGGAACCTGGTCCTTCCAGCCTCGTGGGGTTTCTCAAGAGTTCAGGTTTGGCCACACCTATGGGATACAAAATCCAAGTGTTTTTTATCAGAGTCTGAGTCTACAGGGGAAGCTGGCAGGATCACTCTCATGTCTTCTGGCATTTATGTTTTCTCCATTCTTTTTCTGGAGGTGTGTTGAGTTTCAAGGTTCCAAACCCAGCAGAAACGCCAGGCTAGGTCAGATGCTCCTCCcttcacacacccccaccccacccccaactctggaAGTGACCTGGTTTCTCTTGCCAGACAAGTCTGGTGACTTTCTCTTAATTGGCTAGGTCCTGGGAACAgaacctctctcttcttttctctctctcaaatgacTGCTGCCAGGAGGGTTATCGCTACAAAAccctgccagcactacaaagccactgctcccggtggccattttttttccttctaatttttattagacaggacagagagaaattgagagaggacagggagataggaagaaggagaaaaaggtagacacctgcagacctgcttcaccactcatgaagcagacccctgcaggtggggagtaggggttcaACCCTGGGTTCTTAAGTGGGTATGTCACCCCTGgccccctctcttcttttctctacaTTCAGACTTGTCTACTCTCTTTTCACCACATGTGCTTGTCCTGTACGGGAAAAAATGAGCTGAATTGAGGTAGCATGCTGGTGCTGGAGGATTTTAAGAGGAAGCTGTGAGTTGGAATGTCACCAAATCAGATGGCTAAATGTTCACTGGCTTCTGGTCACAAGGGTACCCAAGTTTTTGTTGACAgcatatttatgtatatgtaatacatatgtttaaatctaatttttaaaaatatttttattatctttatttaatcgagagggtaggggagatagggagagagagagagagagacacctgcagacctgcttcaccgcttgtgaagctttccccctgcagatggggactagaggcttgaacctgggtccttgagcactgtaacatgtgcactcaaccaggtgcaccaccacctggcccctcatttataTCTAGTTATATAGCTATAGTTATATGAGATgatatgtttattttatgagaaaggtgATTGCAttgttctggcatatgtggtgccagggatcaaacccagggccttacactTGTGACTGAAACTCCTGATCTCTGGTCACCTCCCCAGctacaataatttatttatttatttatttatttgtttatttattcctttttgttgcccttgttgttttactgatgtagttattgttgttgatgtcgttgttgttggacaggacagagagaaatggagaaaggagggaaagatagagaaaaggagagaaagatagacacctgcagacctgcttcactgcttgtgaagcgacttccctgcaggtggggagctggggactcgaaccggaatccttatgttggtccttgcgctttgtgccacctgcgcttaagccgctgcactaccaccggactcccaataatttatttcattttaattttttcttttcttttttacaataatttatttataatgtgGTACCAGAGGTTTAACCCAGGGCTTCATTCATATGAGACATGTGCTCTATAACTAAGCCACctcccccagtgtgtgtgtgtatacttgcTCAAGTGGGAGCTCAGTGTACTTTTCCCCTTGCCCACTGGGCTCTTGTGGCTGTATCTGTGAAAGCCCCCTGCTCCTGACCACCTCCTCTCCCACCATAATTTCAGACAAAGACAGCAAGAGGAGAAACACTACATGGAGCTTCCCCTAATGGCAAAGCCTATGTTCCTCCTAGTGAAatatctcccagcccctcaggATACATTTACTTCCATCTTTTCTGAACTAGTTTGATATTTAAATTTTTCAGTTCTATTGCCAGTGGACACATAATTTATTTTGGAGTGTTGAAATATTCTGGTTTCAAATAGTAAAGTTGCACAGTTTATGAACACACTGTacactttcattttaaaatatctacttattgggcaggggtagatagcataatggttatgcaaagagactctcatgcctgaggcttcaaagtcccaggttcaatgccctgcactatcataagccagagctgagcagtgct includes the following:
- the SFN gene encoding 14-3-3 protein sigma — encoded protein: MERASQIQKAKLAEQAERYEDMAAFMKSAVEKGEELSCEERNLLSVAYKNVVGGQRAAWRVLSSIEQKGNEEGSEEKGPEVQEYREKVETELQGVCDTVLGLLDTHLIKEAGDAESRVFYLKMKGDYYRYLAEVATGDDKKRIIDSARSAYQEAMDISKKEMPPTNPIRLGLALNFSVFHYEIANSPEEAISLAKTTFDEAMADLHTLSEDSYKDSTLIMQLLRDNLTLWTADNTGEEAGEAPEEPQS